One stretch of Miscanthus floridulus cultivar M001 chromosome 18, ASM1932011v1, whole genome shotgun sequence DNA includes these proteins:
- the LOC136523336 gene encoding secreted RxLR effector protein 161-like has protein sequence MEERLKPTKASTVAKVDATLYRSIVGGLRYLVHTRPNIAFAVGYVSRFMVDPREDHWAMVKRLLRYVKGTVDQGIIFPKNGGSRLQLTMFNDAHMAGDIDGRWSTSGVLVFLGSAPISWLSLK, from the coding sequence atggaggagcggctgaagccgACGAAGGCTAGCACCGTGgcaaaggtggatgcaacactctaccggagcatcgttggTGGTCTGCggtacctagtccacacgaggccaaacattgcgttcgccgtgggctacgtcagtcgcttcatggtgGATCCCAGAGAGGACCACTGGGCtatggtgaagcggctactacgctacgtcaaggggacggtggatcagggaatcatcttccccaagaacggtgggagtaggctgcagctcactatgtTCAACGATGCACACATGgcaggggacatcgacggacgatggagcacctctggtgtgctcgtcttcctcgggtcggctccaatttcatggctgtcgctaaaATAG
- the LOC136523335 gene encoding uncharacterized protein, with product MSNRSWMYSGWQRGNFSNEWINQSTVFLNHAFAFPGVAQNGTIKCPCAKCRNYFRHPRKTVELHLCKHGFKEGYETWTEHGEGTVSHTEFDNAVNREGFDETDHMDEMLVDLAGAHPPAVDEPTPYAKAFYRMVASADELVHEKTNHSCMSAVARLLAVKSRYNMPIAEYDDILDIVHELLPPDSKLPDNFYQSRKLLEGLGMPYVKIDVCYNNCMLFYKDNENKEKCDFCKANRYEDGGKKIPRKVLRYLPIKDRLQRLFLHPETAKLMYAPSPSTNGKMVHPCDGEAWQKFDKDNPDFESDRRNVRLAVATDGFTPFNLNAAPYSCWPVFVTPLNLPPGTLLRQEYIFLSLVLPGPKHPGKKLNILMQPLVDELQDLWVGVNSWDASVKKEFTLRAAYLWSVHDFMAYGDFAGWSTHGRLSCPYGYGCKGFTLRNGHKACWFDCHRKFLPVDHEFRQQANAFRKNTRVSEEPPSILTGEEMQRHLDRFVGDSDTYGKLHNWTHALCFRQLPYFQKLLLPHNIDVMHNEKNMAEAIWNTCFDIGDKTKDNVKARLDLAQICNRPSLHLVQRNNGKWDRPRGPFCIGKDDKPTILKWIQDLKFPDAYAANIRRGVNLEQKRVLGLKSHDYHIFIERLLAVVFCGFLPDNVWRSLAKLSYFYRQLCAKELSNDVVRSLEQNVAVLLCKLEKIFPPGFFNVMQHLIIHLPYEARLGGPVLARWSYPYERQFEKEQWKSRLPPTEQQLRDLRLNGWKHGRGTESGPNFFEWFKRKCQKSASIHNVLCQMSYGFRTQVAPHGCVPRNTDNTKSMSSEDTIHDVYQEEGLDGTFVIDLGDALDTIISLGSDEITDPKDLETIEKAAVQDEGYDEEDIEEEYESTEEEEEPMDEEAEETYDPNDF from the exons ATGTCAAACCGCTCATGGATGTATAGTGGTTGGCAGCGTGGTAACTTTTCTAATGAATGGATTAATCAAAGCACTGTGTTCTTGAATCATGCATTTGCATTTCCGGGTGTAGCTCAAAATGGTACCATCAAGTGTCCTTGTGCCAAGTGCCGGAACTATTTTAGACACCCAAGAAAAACTGTAGAATTGCACCTATGTAAGCATGGTTTTAAGGAAGGCTATGAAACATGGACAGAGCATGGAGAGGGGACTGTTAGTCATACTGAATTTGACAATGCAGTAAATAGAGAGGGTTTTGATGAGACCGACCATATGGATGAAATGCTAGTTGATCTAGCTGGGGCCCATCCACCTGCAGTAGATGAACCAACACCATATGCTAAAGCTTTCTACAGGATGGTCGCTAGTGCAGATGAGTTGGTGCACGAGAAAACCAATCACTCATGCATGTCCGCGGTTGCTCGATTACTTGCCGTAAAGTCACGATACAACATGCCTATTGCAGAATATGATGACATCTTAGATATTGTCCATGAACTTCTTCCTCCAGATTCTAAGCTACCTGACAACTTCTACCAATCAAGGAAACTATTAGAGGGTCTTGGTATGCCATATGTGAAAATTGATGTTTGctacaacaattgcatgcttttCTACAAAGATAATGAGAATAAAGAGAAATGTGATTTTTGTAAAGCCAATCGATATGAGGATGGTGGGAAGAAAATTCCACGCAAAGTTTTGCGTTATCTTCCCATCAAAGATAGGCTGCAAAGGTTGTTTCTACACCCCGAAACAGCCAAACTAATGTATGCACCTAGTCCCTCAACGAATGGTAAAATGGTGCACCCTTGTGATGGAGAAGCTTGGCAGAAATTTGATAAAGACAACCCTGACTTTGAATCAGATAGAAGAAATGTGCGACTAGCTGTAGCAACTGATGGTTTCACACCATTTAATCTAAATGCTGCTCCTTATTCATGTTGGCCAGTCTTTGTGACCCCACTAAATTTACCACCTGGCACACTCTTAAGACAGGAGTATATTTTCCTCTCCCTTGTTCTTCCTGGTCCAAAGCACCCTGGTAAAAAGTTGAACATTCTAATGCAGCCCTTAGTTGATGAACTTCAGGACCTATGGGTAGGGGTTAATTCTTGGGATGCTTCGGTAAAGAAAGAATTTACATTAAGGGCAGCCTACCTTTGGTCTGTACATGACTTCATGGCATATGGTGACTTTGCTGGATGGAGCACACATGGTAGATTGTCATGCCCATATGGATATGGGTGCAAAGGTTTTACACTACGTAATGGTCATAAGGCTTGCTGGTTTGATTGCCACAGGAAGTTCCTGCCTGTTGATCATGAATTTAGACAACAAGCAAATGCATTCCGTAAGAACACTAGGGTTTCTGAGGAGCCTCCTAGTATCTTAACAGGAGAAGAAATGCAACGCCATTTGGACAGATTTGTAGGTGATTCAGATACCTATGGAAAATTGCATAATTGGACACATGCACTTTGCTTTAGGCAGCTTCCATATTTCCAGAAACTTCTTCTACCTCACAATATTGATGTGATGCACAATGAAAAGAATATGGCTGAAGCCATATGGAACACATGCTTTGATATAGGAGATAAGACCAAAGATAATGTGAAGGCTAGGCTAGATTTAGCTCAAATTTGTAATCGTCCTTCGCTCCATTTGGTGCAAAGAAACAATGGGAAGTGGGATAGGCCAAGAGGTCCATTCTGTATTGGTAAAGATGACAAGCCAACCATTCTCAAATGGATCCAAGATTTAAAGTTTCCTGATGCATATGCTGCAAACATAAGGCGTGGTGTAAACCTTGAGCAAAAGAGGGTTTTAGGCCTAaaaagtcatgactaccacatttTTATTGAACGGTTGCTTGCTGTTGTGTTCTGCGGGTTCTTGCCTGATAATGTATGGCGCTCTTTGGCTAAGCTTAGTTACTTCTATCGCCAATTGTGTGCGAAAGAGCTTAGCAACGATGTTGTCCGTTCTCTGGAACAAAATGTTGCAGTGCTTCTTTGCAAATTAGAGAAGATATTCCCTCCTGGTTTCTTCAATGTTATGCAACATTTGATCATCCATCTACCTTATGAGGCAAGGTTAGGAGGGCCAGTCCTAGCTCGTTGGAGCTATCCATATGAGAg ACAATTTGAGAAGGAGCAGTGGAAGAGCCGTCTTCCTCCCACAGAACAGCAACTTCGTGATTTAAGGTTAAATGGTTGGAAACATGGCCGTGGCACGGAATCAGGGCCAAATTTTTTTGAATGGTTCAAAAGAAAA TGCCAAAAATCAGCTAGCATTCACAATGTGCTATGCCAAATGTCTTATGGTTTTCGCACTCAA GTTGCTCCACATGGATGTGTACCCCGAAATACCGATAATACTAAGTCAATGAGTTCTGAAGACACAATACATGATGTCTATCAAGAGGAAGGATTGGATGGTACCTTTGTTATTGATTTGGGGGATGCATTGGACACCATAATCTCATTGGGCTCTGATGAGATAACTGACCCAAAAGACTTGGAAACAATAGAGAAGGCTGCTGTTCAAGATGAAGGATATGATGAAGAAGATATTGAGGAAGAGTATGAAAGcacagaagaagaggaggaaccaaTGGATGAAGAGGCTGAGGAGACTTAtgatccaaatgatttctga